A single window of Nicotiana sylvestris chromosome 3, ASM39365v2, whole genome shotgun sequence DNA harbors:
- the LOC138887349 gene encoding uncharacterized protein, which translates to MAEVKEKKCNYPLLAQLKEGIHKHKTAAFSLGMDDGTLWYQDRLCVPDIDSLRERIMAEAHTSRYSVHPGSTKMYHDLKEIYWWNNMKKDVADFVAKCPNCQQVKAEHQRPGGLAQSIEIPM; encoded by the coding sequence aTGGCGGAGGTGAAAGAAAAGAAATGCAATTATCCATTattagcacaactgaaagaggggattcacaaaCACAAGACCGCAGCTTTTTCCCTAGGTATGGATGATGGTACCCTTTGGTACCaagaccgcctatgtgttcctgatattgacagtcttcgggaaaggatcatggcagaagctcacacttctaggtattccgtgcacccaggttctacgaaaatgtatcatgatctcaaggaaatttattggtggaacaacatgaagaaAGATGTGGCAGattttgtggcaaaatgtccgaattgtcagcaagtgaaggctgaacatcaaaggcccggtggattggctcaaagcatagaaattccaatgtga